CAAAGTGTTGGTATTGGTTTAGCACTTGCTAGAGTCATCATTGTGGAGCAAAACGGCACTGTAAAAGTTGAGAACAATTTAGATGGAGGAGCTAAATTTACAATCCGCTTCTATAAACAAATCATTTGACATGTAGAATCAACTTTAAAGCATTAGCCCTTGGCAATTATAAAAGTGACATTTTTGTAATTTTACAGTCACCAAGCTGTCATCTAGATGTTATAAAATTATTTTCGGAAGAAGAAAATAAAATTAATTGCATTTAGAGAGGATTCAAAATGAAAGAGGTAACTATGGAATTATTAAAAGTCGAAAATCTAACCAAAACCTATGGAACAGGAAATAATATAGTGCATGCGCTTGATAATGTTTCATTTTCAATACAAAAAGGAGAATTTGTAGCGATTATTGGTCCATCTGGCTCAGGAAAATCTACACTCCTTCATATCCTTGGTGGGGTAGATAAACCAACTTCAGGAAAAGTTTATATGGATGGGAAGGATGTCTATGCTCAAAATGATGAACAATTAGCAATCTTTCGTCGTAGAGAAGTTGGACTTATTTATCAATTTTATAACTTAATTCCTGTTATGAACGTTGTTGAAAATATAACCCTTCCGGTTCTAATGGACGGTAGAAAAGTCAATCAAGAACGTTTGAATGAATTATTATCTGTTTTAAATCTTCATGGAAGAGAAAATCACTTGCCAAATCAATTATCTGGCGGTCAACAGCAAAGAGTGTCTATTGGCCGTGCAC
This portion of the Clostridium sp. Marseille-P299 genome encodes:
- a CDS encoding ABC transporter ATP-binding protein, producing the protein MELLKVENLTKTYGTGNNIVHALDNVSFSIQKGEFVAIIGPSGSGKSTLLHILGGVDKPTSGKVYMDGKDVYAQNDEQLAIFRRREVGLIYQFYNLIPVMNVVENITLPVLMDGRKVNQERLNELLSVLNLHGRENHLPNQLSGGQQQRVSIGRALMNAPGVVLADEPTGNLDSKNSQEIIELLKLSNQKYNQTLIVITHDENIALQADRIIAIGDGKITRDEVIRR